In the genome of Populus nigra chromosome 9, ddPopNigr1.1, whole genome shotgun sequence, one region contains:
- the LOC133703344 gene encoding CBL-interacting serine/threonine-protein kinase 20: MEKMGPILMNRYELGRLLGQGTFAKVYHARNLQSGQSVAIKIIDKGKVLRSGLIDQIKREISVMRLVRHPNIVQLNEVMASRTKIYFVMEFVKGGELFNLVSKGKLKEDVARKYFQQLIGAVDFCHSRGVYHRDLKPENLLLDENGDLKITDFGLSALSESRRHDGLLHTTCGTPAYVAPEVINKKGYDGPKADIWSCGVILFVLLAGFLPFHDQNLMELYRKITKGEFRCPNWFHPEAKKLLSRILDPHPSSRTSIEKITKNCWFRKGYKQIETPPSPQGHARSNLIKDVHSAFDSASDNESNSRENVMVAPRSPLRPTCYNAFDIISLSKGFDLSGLFEKDKNQRQEARFTTTKSASMIMSKFEQIAMAESFSFKKKDGTLMLEGSREGRKGLLAIDAEICEVTPSFYVVEMKKKSGDSFEYKEFCDHELKPSLKDIVWAWQGSEQPQG; encoded by the coding sequence ATGGAGAAGATGGGTCCTATATTGATGAATAGATATGAGTTAGGGAGATTGCTCGGACAAGGGACTTTCGCCAAGGTTTACCATGCAAGAAATCTCCAATCTGGGCAAAGCGTTGCCATCAAGATTATTGACAAAGGAAAGGTATTAAGGAGTGGTTTGATAgatcaaatcaagagagaaatcTCGGTCATGCGTCTTGTTAGGCACCCCAATATTGTTCAACTCAATGAGGTCATGGCAAGCAGGACCAAGATCTATTTCGTCATGGAGTTTGTGAAAGGAGGAGAGCTATTCAACTTGGTTTCCAAAGGGAAACTCAAGGAAGACGTTGCTCGCAAATATTTCCAACAGTTGATTGGTGCGGTTGATTTTTGTCATAGCCGAGGGGTCTACCATCGGGATCTCAAGCCTGAAAATCTTCTCCTTGATGAAAATGGTGACCTAAAGATTACGGATTTCGGATTGAGTGCGTTATCGGAGTCGAGGAGGCATGATGGTCTTCTCCACACAACCTGTGGAACTCCTGCATATGTTGCTCCAGAAGTCATTAACAAGAAAGGTTATGATGGACCCAAGGCTGATATATGGTCCTGTGGAGTTATTCTCTTCGTGCTTTTGGCGGGTTTTCTTCCTTTCCATGACCAAAACCTCATGGAATTGTACAGGAAGATTACCAAAGGAGAATTCAGGTGTCCCAATTGGTTCCATCCCGAGGCTAAGAAGCTTCTTTCGAGGATTCTTGATCCCCATCCAAGCTCAAGAACGAGCATAGAGAAGATAACGAAAAATTGTTGGTTTAGGAAGGGATATAAGCAGATTGAAACCCCGCCATCACCCCAAGGTCACGCCAGAAGCAACTTGATTAAGGATGTGCATTCTGCCTTCGATTCAGCATCGGATAACGAAAGCAATTCAAGGGAAAATGTCATGGTGGCTCCAAGAAGTCCTCTAAGACCAACTTGCTACAATGCCTTTGACATCATATCTCTCTCAAAAGGATTTGATTTATCTGGCCTCTTTGAGAAGGATAAGAATCAAAGACAGGAAGCGAGATTTACTACAACAAAATCGGCCTCGATGATCATGTCGAAATTCGAACAAATAGCAATGGCAGAGAGTTTCAGTTTTAAGAAGAAAGATGGAACACTAATGTTGGAGGGCAGCAGGGAAGGAAGAAAAGGGTTGCTTGCTATAGATGCAGAAATCTGTGAGGTTACGCCATCATTTTATGTTGTagagatgaagaaaaaatcagGGGATTCATTTGAATACAAGGAGTTTTGTGATCACGAATTAAAGCCTTCTCTCAAGGATATAGTTTGGGCATGGCAGGGAAGTGAGCAGCCGCAAGGGTAG
- the LOC133703343 gene encoding CBL-interacting serine/threonine-protein kinase 12-like, giving the protein MAANKTPNNISNQSQSPLLGRYEIGKLLGHGTFAKVYHARNVKTNESVAIKVIDKEKILKVGLMAHIKREISILRRVRHPNIVQLFEVMATKAKIYFVMEYVRGGELFNKVAKGRLKEEVARRYFQQLISAVSFCHARGVFHRDLKPENLLLDENGNLKVSDFGLSAVPDQIRQDGLFHTFCGTPAYVAPEVLAKKGYDAAKVDIWSCGIVLFVLMAGYLPFQDQNIMVMYKKIYKGEFRCPRWFSSELVRLLSKLLDTNPVTRITIPEIMENRWFKKGFKHIKFYIEDDKVCSVQDEDDVDSSSDQSLSESESEFETRRRVTTLPRPASLNAFDIISFSPGFDLSGLFEEGGEGARFVSGAPVSKIISKLEEIAKVVSFTVRKKDCRVSLEGSREGVKGPLTIAAEIFELTPKLVVVEVKKKGGDKGEYEEFCNRELKPGLQKLMQEESEAAPAASVATSALAPSESPLFTIDPFPTDSSQSPMDPFPTNSTQLPMDPFPTDTSHLPFEPFPTSSTHLPIDPFPTASHFTIDPFPTDASNMPSDSEY; this is encoded by the coding sequence ATGGCAGCCAACAAAACCCCAAACAACATTAGCAACCAAAGCCAAAGTCCTCTGCTCGGTCGGTACGAGATCGGCAAACTTCTTGGACATGGTACTTTTGCTAAAGTATACCATGCTAGAAACGTTAAAACCAACGAAAGTGTTGCCATCAAAGTTATCGACAAAGAAAAGATCCTCAAGGTTGGTCTTATGGCTCATATCAAACGTGAAATCTCCATTCTTCGCCGTGTTCGCCACCCCAATATTGTCCAGCTTTTTGAAGTCATGGCTACAAAAGCCAAGATTTACTTTGTCATGGAATATGTTCGAGGCGGTGAATTGTTCAataaagttgccaaaggtaggTTAAAAGAAGAGGTTGCCAGGAGATATTTCCAGCAATTGATATCTGCTGTGTCTTTCTGTCATGCCAGAGGTGTGTTTCATCGCGATTTGAAGCCAGAGAATTTGTTGCTTGATGAGAATGGGAACTTGAAAGTTTCGGATTTCGGATTGAGTGCGGTGCCTGATCAGATTAGACAAGATGGTTTGTTCCATACTTTTTGTGGGACTCCTGCTTACGTTGCTCCTGAAGTTCTTGCGAAAAAAGGGTATGATGCTGCTAAGGTTGATATTTGGTCTTGTGggattgttttgtttgtgttaaTGGCTGGTTATTTACCATTTCAAGATCAAAATATTATGGTTATGTATAAAAAGATCTATAAGGGTGAGTTTAGATGTCCTAGATGGTTTTCTTCTGAGCTAGTTAGGCTTCTTTCTAAACTTCTTGATACTAACCCCGTCACAAGAATTACAATCCCCGAGATTATGGAGAATAGGTGGTTCAAAAAGGGgtttaaacatattaaattttatattgaagATGATAAAGTTTGTAGTGTTCAAGACGAGGATGATGTGGATTCATCTTCTGATCAATCATTATCTGAATCGGAATCGGAATTCGAAACTAGAAGAAGGGTTACCACTTTGCCTAGACCTGCAAGTTTGAATGCTTTTGATATTATATCGTTTTCGCCTGGGTTTGATTTATCTGGGTTGTTTGAGGAGGGTGGGGAGGGAGCAAGGTTTGTTTCTGGGGCTCCTGTGTCGAAGATTATATCTAAATTGGAGGAGATTGCTAAAGTTGTAAGCTTTACAGTTAGGAAAAAGGATTGTAGAGTGAGTTTGGAAGGGTCTAGAGAAGGTGTGAAAGGCCCATTAACAATTGCAGCTGAGATATTTGAGTTGACACCGAAATTGGTTGTGGTGGAGGTTAAGAAGAAGGGAGGGGATAAAGGAGAGTACGAGGAGTTTTGTAACAGGGAATTGAAACCTGGATTGCAGAAGTTGATGCAGGAGGAATCTGAGGCAGCACCTGCTGCTTCTGTGGCTACGTCTGCTCTTGCGCCATCGGAATCCCCACTATTCACCATCGATCCTTTTCCTACTGATTCTTCACAATCACCTATGGATCCTTTTCCTACCAATTCTACACAATTACCTATGGATCCTTTTCCTACCGATACTTCACATTTACCTTTCGAACCCTTTCCTACCAGTTCTACACATTTACCTATCGATCCTTTTCCTACCGCTTCACATTTTACTATAGATCCCTTTCCTACCGATGCTTCAAATATGCCATCGGATTCTGAAtattag